The region AGTTCATTACACACTTCTTCTAGTTCTTCTTCCTCCATTCTATTTAGTAATTAAAAATAACCCTGCACCATATCTATTGATTAGGGCAGAGTTAATTATTACTTTAAATATATAATCATCTATTAATTCCCTATCTGCCAGCTCATTAATCCTTATACACTCCTTCCCAGTTGATAGGGTCTTGGCAGTTTGATATAGAGCATAGCCACCAGTATCTATATCTCGAAGACATATTTCTTTTAAACCAAATCCATCCAACTTTATTAAATGTTTTGAAAGCTTCCATAAACTTTCATCGGCAGTAAGTAAAAATAGAATAGCAATAAATCTTGATGATATATCATGGATATTTAGATCTCGTTCTAGAAGATAATTATATAATCTTTCCTTGTGCTGGTGATTAAAAACACTTCTCCTTTAAAATTTTTACTTAGTTCCTTTAATCTATCCCTTAAGAATTTGTTTTTTATCTTTCCAAAGCAATCCATTACTAAATCCTTGTATCTTTTCTTATCCACATTGACTTTGAAATTTAAATCATTATATCCACAGTTCTTGCAACTATCATCAACATTAATCACACTAAGCTTACAATCTCTATCACCCCCTTGACAGTTAAAATAATTATTAATGACTATACCACTTCTCCTTGATTGAAAATTAGGCACCATAACCATTAACTGCTCTATTCCTTCCAAGGATGTACCATACATAAATAACTTTGACATTTCTCTCAATCCTTTCTTTCTGTTTTTGGGCATAAAAAAATGGCGAAGTTTATTTGGTCTTGATTGACCTAAACTTCGCCATTTTTATTTTATTATTTGGTTTTAGTTTTACACTTTTGTAAATATTATTTATATTTCTTATTACCTATTAGTTGCAGATAATAGAGAAAGTATGTCTTAATTTAACCTTATATTATTTACGATTTCTACAAACTATAATAAATCTATGTTCGATGCTTTCAAAGTATCCTTTAGCTTTTATTTCTTCATTCAACTCGCATAATTCCTTAAAACAACTATCTACAGAAAAATTTGGAAATTCCCACTCAATGATTTTAGCAAAATAAACTATTGCACCTACATCTTTAAAACGCAGGAATGGAAAAAATTCTTGCGCATAAAAAGTCTCAAACCCGTTTTTTTCTACTTCTTTTAGTCTTGTATCTAATGTATTCTCTGGAAAACTAGAACTAAAATCCTTTAACAGAGCCTTAGATAAAGTTTCGTTATTCTTTCCACCCACTTGCTGTGTAATAAAAATGCCATCGGGTTTTAATATTCTTTTTACCTCTTCAACATTAAAAGATTCATGTCTATTAATAATCATATCGAAAGTATCATTTTCAAATGGTAACTCTTTGTCATCAAATACTTGCTTTACTTCAATTCCAAGGGGTTCTAATTTTTCTTTGCATAGTTTAACATTTGGTTCCCACATTTCTGTAACTGATACATTCCTATAGGGGTGGTTTAAAGTTAATAAAAATTCTCCTCCACCGGTTCCCATATCAAGCAATTTATGATTTGATTTTAAATATTCTTTTAATATCTCCTTATAATCCCATGGTAATTTCTCATCATACCATCTATTTTTTAAATGAGAAAAATCCCATCCTTTGAATGCATTTCTTTCTTCTTCTCTCCAAAGTTCTTTTAATTTATCATAGTCCATAACTATCCCTCTTTTCTCATTTTATTTGTTAGAAAATTGGTACAGTTAACTATGCTGATAGTATATTAAAACAAGCCTTGGCACAATCTACTATCAGATATTATAACTGCACCAAGGAGTTAATTCGTTTTTTTCCCATTTCGAGATTTCACCCACTTTCAAATGATATTTGATGTATTATTCATAACTATAACTGTAACATATTTTATAAATGATGTGTCATATAGGCTATAAACTCATGACTAAATATCCCTCATTTTCTTTTTTATTAAGAGTTTGATAATAATTGCAATAAATATAATCAAAGCAATGGCTAATCCATATATTATAACGGTTGTATACCAAGGTATTGATTGGAGTTCATATAAATCAGGATGTTTTGTAAAATCAAGATTTTTAAATACAGAATATTTATATATGAAATGGGCTATAAATACGCCAATAAGTGAACCAATCAAAATATTTAAAAAATTATTTAATCTTTCGAGCATATTGTTCCCCTCTTTCTACCCTTATCTTTCTACTGCATATTCATCCACTAATGTTTATCTATAGTATCTAATTCCTTTATCACTTATGGTTTTTATTATTAATTCTTTATAAATACCTTTTAGATTTTCTCTTATGTAGATAAAAAAATATAAATGTTGCTACTTAATAATTTTTAATTATTTTCCTGAAAGTTTAACAGTATATAGCCTGTTCAAAGGAATTTTATCAACCATGTAGATTGAAATTGTATCAAGTATGAATTGATCCGATAACTTAGTTCCCATAATTTCTTCTACTTCTTTATCAGTTATAGGCGTTCTACTTCTTAAGGTACAATGTGGCTTATATGGAAATCTATTAGGCTTAAATTTAATACCAGATTTTATTATTTCTTCGTGTAACAATCTAAATCTCTCTTCGTTCTTTAGGGTAAATACAAATAAGTCTGTACCACGAAACCTTAAAACTTCTTTAAATGAAGCAAGTATTGGACTTGTGTTCATTGCTATGTTTTTTATCGTATTAAAAACTACCTCTTTATCTTGTCCAGGTTCAATTACCCCAACACCACTTGACCCAGCCACAGTTATTTCAGCCGGTAATGAGGCCCTCAGTGTATCTTTATGATAGTTTCTAATATCATATATTTTTTCTTTTACTGGACTTGGTAAATCAAGAACTATATATGATTCATGTTGAAAATCCATTTAATACCCCCCTTATCTTTTAACTTTATTTCGATATAACTTATTCTATAGTATATAATTCCCTTATCAATATATCAATCAAATATAACCATTTCCTCCCCAAATATCCCCAATCATCCAATGTCATCTGTCAAATGCACTATTTTAAAGGGTCAAAAAATGGTGTTTTTTAGCCGATTTTTGACCCAATTTTCGTACTCAAACCACTACATGTTGTGGCTGATTCCTGTTATTCTTTGTCCGAACCACAATATGTCATCAGAATTGCTGCTTCAACGTGAGGTGTTCTCGGGAACATATCCATTAACTTAACCTTATTAACCCTATATCCTCTTCTTTCA is a window of Tissierellales bacterium DNA encoding:
- a CDS encoding methyltransferase domain-containing protein; this translates as MDYDKLKELWREEERNAFKGWDFSHLKNRWYDEKLPWDYKEILKEYLKSNHKLLDMGTGGGEFLLTLNHPYRNVSVTEMWEPNVKLCKEKLEPLGIEVKQVFDDKELPFENDTFDMIINRHESFNVEEVKRILKPDGIFITQQVGGKNNETLSKALLKDFSSSFPENTLDTRLKEVEKNGFETFYAQEFFPFLRFKDVGAIVYFAKIIEWEFPNFSVDSCFKELCELNEEIKAKGYFESIEHRFIIVCRNRK
- a CDS encoding 2'-5' RNA ligase family protein, producing MDFQHESYIVLDLPSPVKEKIYDIRNYHKDTLRASLPAEITVAGSSGVGVIEPGQDKEVVFNTIKNIAMNTSPILASFKEVLRFRGTDLFVFTLKNEERFRLLHEEIIKSGIKFKPNRFPYKPHCTLRSRTPITDKEVEEIMGTKLSDQFILDTISIYMVDKIPLNRLYTVKLSGK